In a genomic window of Streptomyces pristinaespiralis:
- a CDS encoding alpha-ketoglutarate-dependent dioxygenase AlkB, translating into MAAHLQGSLFDQTDEIRLGPLGDARRTVLGDGAWIDVLPGWLCGADALFDELVGSVPWRAERRQMYERVVDVPRLLAFYGAGDPLPHPVLVEGREALSRHYAEELGEPFRTAGLCYYRDGRDSVAWHGDTIGRGSREDTMVAILSVGAPRELALRPRRGGGAQVRKALGHGDLIVMGGSCQRTWEHAVLKTARPVGPRISIQYRPQGVR; encoded by the coding sequence ATGGCAGCACATCTCCAGGGATCACTCTTCGACCAGACCGACGAGATCCGTCTCGGTCCGCTCGGCGACGCCCGGCGCACCGTGCTCGGTGACGGTGCCTGGATCGACGTTCTGCCCGGCTGGCTCTGTGGCGCGGACGCCCTCTTCGACGAGCTGGTCGGCTCCGTGCCGTGGCGGGCGGAACGCCGGCAGATGTACGAGCGGGTGGTCGACGTGCCGAGGCTGCTCGCGTTCTACGGGGCCGGCGACCCGCTTCCGCATCCCGTGCTGGTGGAGGGGCGGGAAGCCCTGTCACGGCACTACGCCGAGGAGCTCGGCGAGCCGTTCCGCACCGCCGGTCTCTGCTACTACCGGGACGGCCGGGACAGCGTCGCCTGGCACGGCGACACCATCGGGCGCGGCTCGCGCGAGGACACCATGGTCGCCATCCTCTCCGTCGGCGCCCCGCGCGAGCTGGCGCTCCGGCCCCGGCGGGGCGGCGGCGCACAGGTGCGCAAGGCGCTCGGCCACGGCGACCTCATCGTGATGGGCGGCTCGTGCCAGCGGACCTGGGAGCACGCCGTCCTCAAGACGGCGCGCCCGGTCGGACCGCGCATCAGCATCCAGTACAGGCCGCAGGGCGTTCGCTAG
- a CDS encoding chaplin, with translation MSRIAKAAAVVAGTGAILAGGAGMAAADAGAHGGAAGSPGVVSGNAVQVPVHVPVNVCGNTVNVIALLNPTFGNQCANVDGGDHGAYGG, from the coding sequence ATGTCGCGTATCGCGAAGGCAGCCGCCGTAGTCGCCGGCACTGGTGCCATCCTGGCCGGCGGCGCCGGCATGGCTGCCGCCGATGCCGGAGCGCACGGTGGCGCCGCCGGTTCCCCCGGTGTCGTGTCCGGCAACGCGGTCCAGGTGCCGGTGCACGTGCCGGTCAACGTGTGCGGCAACACCGTGAACGTCATCGCCCTGCTCAACCCGACCTTCGGCAACCAGTGCGCGAACGTCGACGGTGGCGACCACGGCGCCTACGGCGGCTGA
- a CDS encoding tyrosinase family protein: MYTRKNQRNLTRSEKRRLVGALLGLKRSGRYDEFVRMHGEYYVSDAEDRPRAAHMTPSFFPWHRRFLLEFEQALQEIDSGVSVPYWDWTTDNSPASSLWADDLMGGTGRRGDRQVMTGPFAHVNGEWPIEGGVSEGDFLTRDLGRPGDPVSLPTKADVAQALDDPLYDAAPWDSTVPRGFRNRMEGWRAGGSERWRLHNRVHRWVGGLMMSATSPDDPVFWLHHAYMDLLWTRWQEAHPGSRYLPDKALEPSDPQYGRIFSADDPMPPWDVKPSALMDHTRFYRYA; this comes from the coding sequence GTGTACACCCGCAAGAACCAGCGGAACCTGACCCGTTCCGAGAAGCGGCGGCTGGTCGGGGCGCTGCTGGGGCTCAAGCGCTCCGGCCGGTACGACGAGTTCGTCAGGATGCACGGCGAGTACTACGTCTCCGACGCGGAGGACCGTCCGCGTGCCGCCCATATGACGCCGTCGTTCTTCCCCTGGCACCGCAGGTTCCTGCTGGAGTTCGAGCAGGCGCTGCAGGAGATCGACTCCGGCGTGTCCGTCCCGTACTGGGACTGGACGACGGACAACTCGCCGGCGTCGTCGCTGTGGGCCGACGATCTCATGGGCGGCACCGGCCGCCGCGGTGACCGGCAGGTCATGACCGGGCCCTTCGCCCACGTCAACGGCGAGTGGCCGATCGAGGGCGGTGTCTCGGAAGGCGACTTCCTCACCCGCGACCTGGGCCGCCCGGGCGATCCGGTGTCGCTGCCGACGAAGGCCGATGTCGCACAGGCGCTGGACGATCCGCTCTACGACGCCGCGCCGTGGGACTCCACGGTGCCCCGCGGTTTCCGCAACCGGATGGAGGGCTGGAGAGCCGGCGGCTCCGAACGCTGGCGTCTGCACAACCGGGTCCACCGATGGGTCGGCGGCCTGATGATGAGCGCCACCTCGCCCGACGACCCGGTCTTCTGGCTCCACCACGCCTATATGGACCTGCTGTGGACGCGCTGGCAGGAGGCGCACCCGGGGTCCCGTTATCTGCCGGACAAGGCGCTCGAGCCGTCCGACCCGCAGTACGGGCGGATCTTCTCGGCCGACGATCCGATGCCGCCGTGGGACGTGAAGCCGTCGGCGCTCATGGACCACACACGCTTCTACCGGTACGCCTGA
- a CDS encoding tyrosinase family oxidase copper chaperone — MRTGTRDATRGGARTGGGSPARRLVLRALVTVGAVAGTAGALLPLLGRGGENRESGRNRAATKRSLERFAETYQGRHIQGSATVMVPAGEEGRHRNGEDADRVRSGPPAGGARPVPSVEVRIDGRPLHVMRRADGTYLSLVNHYESFPTLRDVARAAVDELGDAQLSLTPMTAMHSA; from the coding sequence ATGAGGACGGGCACCCGGGACGCCACCCGCGGCGGAGCGCGGACGGGCGGCGGATCTCCCGCCCGTCGACTCGTACTTCGGGCCCTCGTCACGGTCGGGGCCGTCGCCGGCACGGCCGGGGCGCTGCTGCCGCTCCTCGGGCGCGGCGGGGAGAACAGGGAGTCCGGCCGGAACAGGGCGGCCACGAAGCGGTCGCTGGAGCGGTTCGCCGAGACGTACCAGGGCCGGCACATCCAGGGCAGCGCCACCGTGATGGTCCCCGCCGGTGAGGAGGGCCGGCACCGGAACGGGGAGGACGCCGACCGGGTCCGCTCCGGCCCGCCGGCCGGGGGCGCCCGGCCGGTGCCGAGCGTGGAGGTCCGCATCGACGGCCGGCCACTGCACGTCATGCGGCGCGCCGACGGCACGTACCTGAGCCTGGTCAACCACTACGAGTCGTTCCCGACGCTGCGGGACGTGGCCCGCGCCGCCGTCGACGAACTGGGAGACGCCCAGCTCTCCTTGACGCCCATGACCGCCATGCACAGCGCCTGA
- a CDS encoding cytochrome P450 — protein sequence MARETPGRVASRPAAPAPETDLSDPTFWRLPRPARLAAFAELRARDAPVRFGERPGFYALVRHADVAEASRRPRDFTSAPGVTTPEPAPWAKALFGNSMVNMDGPEHATLRRIVARSFTPRLLAATEDNVREVAGRIVGEMLAGRPRDFVPAVASRMPFEVICDLMGVPGEARAEIAARIDQASENVGVQRGLRSRLRMPGRGLRALAHMQLVMAGLARERRRRPTGDLISALVCADVDGQALNSRQLGAFFSLLLVAGVETTRNAIAHGLSLLSEHPEQRALLESDFDRYADGAVEEIVRHSTPIIQFRRTVAAECVLGGRGFRPGEKVVLFYASANRDEAVFEDPDVFDITRSPNPHLGYGGGGPHYCLGAHLARQEMKALFHELLTKAGGVRTVGAPCLVDSSFDNRVRSLPFAFEAS from the coding sequence GTGGCCAGGGAGACTCCCGGCCGGGTCGCTTCGCGACCGGCCGCACCCGCACCCGAGACCGATCTGTCCGACCCGACGTTCTGGCGGCTGCCGCGCCCTGCCCGGCTCGCCGCCTTCGCCGAACTCCGCGCGCGTGACGCACCGGTGCGCTTCGGGGAGCGTCCCGGCTTCTACGCGCTGGTCCGGCACGCCGATGTGGCGGAGGCCAGCCGGCGGCCGCGTGACTTCACCAGCGCGCCGGGCGTCACCACGCCGGAGCCGGCCCCCTGGGCCAAGGCTCTCTTCGGGAACTCCATGGTCAACATGGACGGTCCGGAACATGCCACGCTGCGCCGGATCGTGGCCCGTTCGTTCACACCGAGACTGCTCGCCGCCACCGAGGACAACGTCCGGGAGGTCGCCGGGCGCATCGTCGGCGAGATGCTGGCCGGCCGGCCGCGGGACTTCGTCCCTGCGGTGGCCTCGCGCATGCCGTTCGAGGTGATCTGCGACCTGATGGGCGTCCCGGGCGAGGCGCGCGCCGAGATCGCTGCCCGGATCGACCAGGCCTCGGAGAACGTCGGCGTGCAGCGCGGCCTGCGGTCCCGGCTCCGGATGCCCGGACGCGGACTGCGCGCCCTGGCCCATATGCAGCTGGTAATGGCGGGCCTGGCCCGTGAGCGGCGCCGCCGGCCCACGGGGGATCTCATCTCCGCGCTGGTGTGCGCGGACGTGGACGGCCAGGCGCTGAACTCCCGGCAGTTGGGGGCGTTCTTCTCACTGCTGCTGGTCGCGGGCGTGGAGACGACGCGCAACGCGATCGCACACGGGCTTTCGCTGCTCAGTGAACACCCTGAGCAGCGGGCGCTGTTGGAGTCGGACTTCGACCGGTACGCGGACGGCGCGGTGGAGGAGATCGTCCGTCACTCGACCCCGATCATCCAGTTCCGCCGCACGGTGGCCGCCGAGTGCGTGCTCGGCGGCCGCGGCTTCCGCCCCGGCGAGAAGGTGGTGCTGTTCTACGCGTCGGCCAACCGTGACGAGGCCGTCTTCGAGGACCCGGACGTCTTCGACATCACCCGCAGCCCCAATCCGCACCTGGGGTACGGCGGTGGCGGCCCGCACTACTGCCTCGGGGCGCACCTGGCCAGGCAGGAGATGAAGGCCCTGTTCCATGAACTGCTCACCAAGGCCGGCGGCGTCCGGACGGTCGGCGCGCCGTGCCTGGTCGACTCCAGTTTCGACAACCGCGTCCGGTCGCTCCCCTTCGCCTTCGAAGCCTCCTGA
- a CDS encoding DUF5949 family protein, with amino-acid sequence MTTANTPRSAVNRSRLGTLSLLAWTGDPAQGHDTPYLLTYSLGDGVDGPAAGEEAALAMIAELGLTVGDEMHDHTHDGSHPIQLLVEGGQAVVNMPYLKAQCPAPPEWLAAADRRGHVHFMIASRPWPEGRPGEPVSDEAFQSFLGDETTLVSSAHVLLPVSRLRG; translated from the coding sequence ATGACCACAGCGAACACCCCCCGATCCGCCGTGAACCGCAGCCGGTTGGGCACGCTCTCCCTGCTCGCATGGACCGGGGATCCCGCTCAGGGACATGACACGCCCTACCTGCTCACCTACTCCCTCGGCGACGGCGTCGACGGGCCGGCCGCGGGGGAGGAGGCCGCCCTGGCGATGATCGCGGAGCTCGGGCTCACCGTCGGCGACGAGATGCACGACCACACGCACGACGGCTCGCACCCGATCCAGCTGCTGGTCGAAGGCGGCCAGGCCGTCGTCAACATGCCGTACCTCAAGGCCCAGTGCCCGGCGCCGCCCGAGTGGCTGGCCGCCGCGGACCGGCGCGGCCACGTCCACTTCATGATCGCGAGCCGCCCGTGGCCGGAGGGGAGGCCGGGCGAGCCCGTCAGCGACGAGGCCTTCCAGTCCTTCCTCGGCGACGAGACCACCCTCGTCAGCTCCGCGCACGTACTGCTGCCCGTGTCGCGGCTGCGCGGCTGA
- a CDS encoding NAD(P)-binding domain-containing protein → MYDLAVIGAGPYGLSVAAHAAAAGMNLRVFGRTMESWRDHMPEGMFLKSEPWASDLSDPGAKYTLADYAAVRGFEAAHGRPLPIADFAGYGMWFAEHAAPPVEERTVTRVVPSGRCFRVETSDGDGIEARTVALAVGIMPFRRMPEPLAALPPALCSHSSGHLDPSAFGDLDVTVVGAGQAALETATLLAEHGARPQLVARADRIRWNTVPLPRQRGRLSTLRTPLSGLGSGWTTWAWSRLPGAVGRLPAGPRERLTAGSLGPAGAWWLRDRYEQRVPELLGHSLRSASVRDDGRVRLELNAPGGGTRSLDTGHVVAATGFVPDLDRLGLLDPGLRQALRRAGTGRAPALTPRFESSCPGLFFAGLLTAPTFGPAMRFVYGTGFTADRLVAGVRRRLRR, encoded by the coding sequence ATGTACGACTTGGCAGTGATCGGCGCCGGACCGTACGGGCTCTCCGTGGCGGCACACGCCGCCGCGGCGGGGATGAACCTGCGGGTGTTCGGCAGAACCATGGAGTCCTGGCGGGACCACATGCCCGAGGGAATGTTCCTCAAGTCGGAGCCATGGGCCTCCGACCTGTCGGACCCGGGCGCCAAGTACACCCTCGCCGACTACGCCGCCGTGCGCGGCTTCGAGGCGGCGCACGGCCGTCCGCTCCCGATCGCCGACTTCGCCGGGTACGGGATGTGGTTCGCCGAGCACGCGGCGCCGCCCGTCGAGGAACGGACCGTCACCCGGGTCGTCCCGTCGGGCCGCTGCTTCCGTGTGGAGACGTCGGACGGCGACGGCATCGAGGCGCGGACCGTGGCGCTCGCCGTGGGCATCATGCCCTTCCGGCGCATGCCGGAGCCGCTCGCGGCGCTGCCCCCGGCCCTCTGCTCGCACAGCAGCGGCCACCTGGACCCGAGCGCGTTCGGCGACCTGGACGTCACCGTCGTCGGGGCCGGCCAGGCGGCACTGGAGACGGCGACCCTGCTCGCCGAACACGGGGCGCGGCCGCAGCTGGTGGCGCGCGCGGACCGGATCCGGTGGAACACCGTGCCCCTGCCGCGGCAGCGTGGACGGCTGAGCACCCTGCGCACCCCGCTCAGCGGCCTCGGCAGCGGCTGGACCACCTGGGCCTGGTCACGACTGCCCGGGGCGGTCGGCCGGCTGCCGGCCGGCCCGCGGGAGCGCCTGACCGCCGGCTCGCTCGGCCCGGCAGGCGCGTGGTGGCTCCGCGACCGTTACGAACAGCGGGTGCCAGAACTGCTCGGACACAGCCTCCGGAGCGCCTCGGTGCGCGACGACGGCCGGGTGCGGCTGGAGCTGAACGCGCCCGGAGGGGGGACCCGTTCGCTCGACACCGGCCATGTCGTCGCGGCGACCGGCTTCGTCCCGGACCTGGACCGGCTGGGCCTGCTCGACCCCGGTCTGCGGCAGGCGCTGCGCAGGGCGGGCACCGGCCGGGCGCCGGCGCTGACCCCGCGGTTCGAGTCCAGCTGTCCGGGGCTGTTCTTCGCCGGTCTGCTGACCGCGCCGACGTTCGGTCCCGCCATGCGGTTCGTGTACGGCACGGGGTTCACCGCCGACCGGCTCGTTGCCGGTGTGCGGCGCAGGCTGCGCCGATGA
- a CDS encoding carboxylate--amine ligase, with translation MTRMPTIDTGVPALVLRLDRNPFHHGTLGAVRSLGRAGVEVHAVVESAHSPVARSRYLHRAHVRPVGELRPEDFVDLLLDVSDRIGRPAVLVAMDDLGALSIAANAPRLVPRFLFPDQSADATAGLADKAELVRLCERAGIAHPETVVPESAAEAAAAVRQLGLPVVAKWSRPWLLDPRTGLRSTSLVTSTAAVQRLFERTGQAGSALVLQRLLPEGPYCDWFFHGYFSRRSDLLLGGTGRKELAWPPGAGLTAKGSWQHNDEVREAALRLVAHSGYRGILDLDFRRDAAGGAYRLLDVNPRPGAQFRLFTDEAGLDVVRSLYLDLTGSPVPRAAGRPGRVFVAENYALLSAVAGARRRTPGRAGAAHRGVETAWFAPDDLLPFLAMAAAWLRRGLVKGGDRLLPLPRQRTSPSTAGPEARPEGAGTASCTTWQ, from the coding sequence ATGACTCGAATGCCGACCATCGACACGGGAGTGCCCGCTCTCGTGCTCCGGCTCGACCGGAATCCCTTTCACCACGGCACTTTGGGAGCCGTCAGATCCCTCGGCCGCGCCGGTGTGGAGGTGCACGCCGTCGTCGAGTCGGCCCACAGCCCGGTCGCCCGGTCCCGCTATCTGCACCGGGCCCATGTCAGACCTGTGGGCGAACTCCGCCCGGAGGACTTCGTCGACCTGTTGCTCGACGTGTCCGACCGGATCGGCCGGCCCGCCGTGCTCGTCGCGATGGACGACCTCGGCGCCCTCAGCATCGCCGCCAACGCCCCCCGTCTCGTCCCGCGGTTCCTCTTCCCCGACCAGAGTGCCGACGCCACGGCGGGGCTCGCGGACAAGGCCGAACTGGTACGACTGTGCGAACGGGCAGGCATCGCGCACCCGGAGACGGTCGTACCGGAGAGCGCCGCGGAGGCCGCCGCCGCGGTACGGCAGCTGGGGCTGCCGGTGGTCGCCAAGTGGAGCAGGCCGTGGCTGCTGGACCCGCGGACCGGCCTGCGCAGCACGAGCCTCGTCACCTCGACCGCCGCGGTGCAGCGGCTGTTCGAGCGCACCGGACAGGCCGGCAGCGCACTGGTGCTCCAGCGGCTGCTGCCCGAAGGGCCGTACTGCGACTGGTTCTTCCACGGCTACTTCTCCCGGCGCTCGGACCTGCTGCTCGGCGGCACCGGCCGCAAGGAGCTCGCCTGGCCGCCCGGGGCGGGGCTGACCGCGAAGGGCAGCTGGCAGCACAACGACGAGGTGCGGGAGGCGGCCCTCAGACTGGTGGCGCACTCCGGTTACCGGGGGATCCTCGACCTCGACTTCCGGCGCGACGCGGCGGGCGGCGCCTACCGGCTCCTCGACGTCAACCCGCGACCGGGCGCTCAGTTCAGGCTCTTCACCGACGAGGCCGGGCTCGACGTCGTGCGGTCCCTCTACCTGGACCTCACGGGCAGCCCCGTGCCGCGGGCCGCCGGCCGGCCCGGGCGGGTCTTCGTGGCGGAGAACTACGCGCTGCTGTCCGCGGTCGCCGGGGCCCGGCGCCGGACTCCCGGACGGGCGGGCGCCGCGCACCGCGGGGTCGAGACCGCCTGGTTCGCCCCTGACGACCTGCTGCCGTTCCTCGCCATGGCCGCGGCCTGGCTGCGACGCGGCCTCGTCAAGGGCGGCGACCGCCTGCTACCGCTGCCGCGGCAGCGGACATCGCCTTCCACCGCCGGACCAGAGGCCAGACCAGAAGGAGCGGGAACCGCATCATGTACGACTTGGCAGTGA
- a CDS encoding glycoside hydrolase family 26 protein, translated as MPQRRRLIGTCIGTVTAGLLVSSTVSGIWTAGAAPNADDGPDSPRKPPVAVGAYLHYGPPGIQRMAELSRWLGGRELKVAHTYLPGDRWANIEGRPEFLRPWADWRRGAEDRMFVLNVPMLERSEARLPDFAVRGLLAAGAQGSFDKHFRTLATRLVEAGVPDTVIVLGWEMNGTTYTHRCAPDPEAWKAYWNRIVTAMRSVPGQKFRFDFAPNRGQDAIPWTECYPGDDVVDIIGMDSYDQPPGGTFDEQVNAPYGLRKQVEFAAAHNKAISYPEWGLFRNGDNPEYMRRMLEWIDRHKPLYQTITDYCPHGVWQCQDNPQSSKVFRSKLFAKPGPAEPAPAVPSPAEPAPVEPGPVEPSPAGPSPAQPVPPAGTDPGLPLPSPLPDDVVTNPVDWCVPMDLGDWVGQWIEDRQFCVEFPWPEGQPGF; from the coding sequence ATGCCACAACGGCGCCGTCTCATCGGCACGTGCATCGGTACGGTCACCGCCGGCCTTCTGGTATCCAGCACTGTTTCCGGAATCTGGACGGCGGGCGCCGCCCCCAACGCGGACGACGGTCCTGATTCTCCCCGGAAGCCACCGGTCGCCGTGGGGGCCTATCTCCATTACGGTCCGCCCGGCATCCAGCGCATGGCCGAACTGTCCCGTTGGCTCGGCGGGCGGGAGTTGAAGGTCGCTCACACGTACCTCCCGGGCGACCGCTGGGCCAACATCGAGGGCAGGCCGGAGTTCCTGCGGCCCTGGGCCGACTGGCGGCGCGGCGCAGAGGACCGGATGTTCGTGCTCAACGTCCCGATGCTGGAGCGCAGCGAGGCGCGGCTGCCGGACTTCGCGGTCAGGGGGCTGCTGGCCGCGGGGGCGCAGGGCAGCTTCGACAAGCACTTCCGGACGCTGGCGACCCGGCTGGTCGAGGCGGGTGTCCCTGACACGGTGATCGTCCTCGGCTGGGAGATGAACGGCACGACGTACACGCACCGTTGTGCGCCGGACCCGGAGGCGTGGAAGGCGTACTGGAACCGCATCGTCACGGCCATGCGTTCCGTCCCCGGGCAGAAGTTCCGATTCGACTTCGCTCCGAATCGCGGTCAGGACGCCATTCCCTGGACCGAGTGCTATCCCGGTGACGACGTGGTCGACATCATCGGGATGGACTCGTACGACCAGCCTCCGGGCGGGACGTTCGACGAACAGGTGAATGCTCCGTACGGATTGCGGAAGCAGGTCGAGTTCGCCGCGGCGCACAACAAGGCGATCTCGTATCCGGAGTGGGGGCTTTTCCGCAACGGCGACAATCCCGAATACATGCGCCGCATGCTCGAATGGATCGACCGTCACAAGCCGCTCTACCAGACGATCACAGACTACTGCCCGCACGGGGTGTGGCAGTGCCAAGACAATCCGCAGTCCTCGAAAGTGTTCCGCTCGAAGTTGTTTGCGAAGCCCGGTCCCGCGGAGCCCGCACCCGCCGTACCGAGCCCCGCGGAGCCCGCACCCGTCGAGCCCGGACCCGTGGAGCCGTCACCCGCCGGACCGTCCCCGGCGCAGCCCGTACCGCCGGCCGGCACGGACCCCGGCCTTCCGCTCCCCTCACCGCTGCCGGACGACGTCGTGACGAACCCCGTCGACTGGTGCGTCCCCATGGATCTCGGGGACTGGGTCGGACAGTGGATCGAAGACCGGCAGTTCTGTGTCGAGTTCCCCTGGCCGGAAGGACAGCCGGGCTTCTGA
- a CDS encoding GNAT family N-acetyltransferase, producing the protein MTPGGGRISVTLCRDPEAFAALAPEWNRLHDTCPTATPFQSHAWLHSWWRSYGTDGRLRVVLVRRDGRLIGAAPLTLTHGPMPLLVPMGGRISDHCDVLVDGGEVRTAVGALERGLRRAARHAVIDLREVRPGAAAERLYESWKGARARLPDSVCMELPAAPVEELVKRMTSARAQRVRAKLRKIDALKIEAQPVPEAEIADAVTHLLRLHELQWHGRGVNPEHLRPRFAAHLVRATREMARRGEAALTEYRMDGEVVAAALTLRSRNMAGGYLYGADPALRDRKADVATMLLRHDAQQAVDDGQGVLSLLRGAESYKSHWRPETVTNQRLLLAPASLEPLLRLHETRARLRERAVVTVRERLPAAREWRDRLNSRRAASARR; encoded by the coding sequence GTGACCCCGGGCGGCGGGCGGATCTCCGTCACCCTGTGCCGCGACCCGGAGGCCTTCGCCGCACTGGCGCCGGAATGGAACCGGCTGCACGACACCTGCCCCACCGCCACCCCCTTCCAGAGCCACGCCTGGCTCCACTCCTGGTGGCGGTCCTACGGCACGGACGGCCGGCTGCGTGTCGTCCTCGTCCGCCGCGACGGCCGGCTGATCGGCGCCGCGCCGCTGACGCTGACGCACGGGCCCATGCCGCTGCTCGTCCCGATGGGCGGCCGGATCTCCGACCACTGCGACGTACTCGTCGACGGCGGCGAGGTCCGGACCGCGGTCGGTGCGCTGGAACGGGGCCTTCGCAGAGCGGCCCGCCACGCGGTGATCGACCTGCGCGAGGTGCGTCCCGGCGCGGCGGCGGAGCGTCTCTACGAGAGCTGGAAGGGCGCCCGCGCCCGGCTGCCCGACTCGGTCTGCATGGAGCTCCCCGCCGCCCCCGTCGAGGAACTCGTCAAGCGGATGACGAGTGCCAGGGCACAGCGGGTGCGCGCCAAACTGCGCAAGATCGACGCGCTGAAGATCGAGGCACAGCCCGTGCCCGAGGCGGAGATCGCCGACGCCGTCACGCACTTGCTGCGGCTGCACGAACTCCAGTGGCACGGCCGCGGCGTCAACCCGGAGCATCTCAGACCCCGGTTCGCCGCCCACCTCGTGCGGGCGACCCGCGAAATGGCCCGCCGCGGCGAGGCCGCCCTGACGGAGTACCGGATGGACGGCGAGGTCGTCGCCGCCGCGCTCACCCTGCGCTCGAGGAACATGGCGGGCGGCTATCTGTACGGGGCGGACCCCGCGCTGCGGGACCGGAAGGCCGACGTGGCGACCATGCTGCTGCGCCACGACGCGCAGCAGGCCGTCGACGACGGCCAGGGTGTGCTCAGCCTGCTGCGGGGGGCGGAGTCGTACAAGAGCCACTGGCGGCCCGAGACCGTCACCAACCAGCGGCTGCTGCTCGCCCCGGCCTCGCTGGAGCCGCTGCTGCGGCTGCACGAGACACGTGCGCGGCTGCGCGAACGGGCCGTCGTGACGGTGCGCGAGCGGCTGCCCGCCGCACGGGAGTGGCGCGACCGCCTCAACAGCCGGCGGGCGGCCTCCGCGAGACGCTGA
- a CDS encoding YveK family protein — protein MTETPEQEPAARGRFRRLAKITLPVWWPLPVCALLGTACGASYGLLKAPEYASTSYVVAVPAKDSDPAAALGFAQAYGRIATSDSTLAYARVAAGVPARELRDRVETETSPDSPMIAITGTSTDPDQAADIANAVTDAIFVSSNQVSKNTGVSLTLFSQAVSPDEPVSPSLPLATAVGGCAGGLLGGLALLVGPRRRAGLTTAGVPAPAHPSEPAGERELV, from the coding sequence ATGACCGAGACGCCCGAGCAGGAGCCCGCCGCCCGCGGCCGGTTCCGCCGCCTTGCGAAGATCACCCTGCCCGTCTGGTGGCCCCTGCCGGTCTGCGCCCTGCTCGGCACGGCCTGCGGCGCCTCCTACGGCCTGCTCAAAGCCCCCGAGTACGCCTCCACCAGCTATGTCGTCGCCGTGCCCGCCAAGGACTCCGACCCCGCCGCCGCGCTCGGCTTCGCCCAGGCCTACGGGCGGATCGCCACCAGCGACTCGACCCTCGCCTACGCGCGGGTCGCGGCCGGCGTCCCGGCACGCGAACTGCGCGACCGGGTGGAGACGGAGACGTCCCCCGACTCGCCGATGATCGCCATCACCGGCACGTCGACCGATCCCGACCAGGCCGCCGACATCGCCAACGCGGTCACCGATGCCATCTTCGTGAGCAGCAATCAGGTGTCCAAGAACACCGGCGTCTCACTGACCCTCTTCTCGCAGGCGGTCTCACCGGACGAGCCGGTCTCCCCGTCGCTGCCCCTCGCCACGGCCGTCGGCGGCTGCGCGGGCGGACTGCTCGGCGGGCTGGCGCTGCTCGTGGGACCGCGCCGCAGGGCCGGCCTCACGACCGCCGGCGTGCCCGCGCCCGCGCACCCCTCGGAACCGGCGGGCGAACGGGAGCTGGTGTGA